In Canis lupus dingo isolate Sandy chromosome 1, ASM325472v2, whole genome shotgun sequence, a single genomic region encodes these proteins:
- the LOC112643344 gene encoding LOW QUALITY PROTEIN: ubiquitin-associated protein 1-like (The sequence of the model RefSeq protein was modified relative to this genomic sequence to represent the inferred CDS: inserted 1 base in 1 codon; deleted 2 bases in 1 codon), with protein MASKKLGGDFHGTFSYFDDVPFKIGDKFKTPAKVGLPIGFSLPDCLQVIREVQYDFSLEKKTIEWAEDIKKIQEAERKAEEVEAKVNSKSGPEGDSKMSFSKTHSTATMPPPINPILASLQHNNILAPTRISSSATKQKVFSPPHTKADFNPADFECEEDTFDNLELKTTDEKEELRNILVETTGPIMAQLLDNNLPRDGSRSVLQDEKVLASLEQATLDIKPLHKPNGFITLPQLGNCKKMSLSSKVSLPPXPAVTNIKSLSFPKLDSDDSNQKTAKLASTFHSTSCLCNGTFQNSLKPSTQSSASELNGHHTLGLSALNLDSGTEVPTLNPSDLISQMPSLFVLSVCTEESSPLNTGPTVIPPNFSMSQVPNAPSCPQAYSELQALSPSEQQCVETVVNMGYSYECVLRAMKKKGENIEQILDCLFAHGQLCEKGFDPLLVEEALEMHQCSEETMKEFLQLMSKLKEMGFELKDIKEVLLLHNNDQDNALEDLMAWAGAS; from the exons ATGGCTTCTAAGAAGTTGGGTGGAGATTTTCATGGGACTTTCAGTTACTTTGATGATGTCCCATTTAAGATAGGAGACAAATTCAAAACACCAGCTAAAGTTGGTCTACCTATTGGCTTCTCCTTGCCTGATTGTTTGCAGGTGATCAGAGAAGTACAGTATGACTTCTCcttggaaaagaaaactattgaGTGGGCtgaagatattaagaaaatccAAGAAGCC GAACGCAAGGCTGAGGAAGTAGAAGCTAAAGTGAATTCTAAGAGTGGCCCAGAGGGTGACAGCAAAATGAGCTTCTCCAAGACTCACAGTACAGCCACAATGCCACCTCCTATTAATCCCATCCTTGCCAGCTTACAGCACAACAACATCCTCGCCCCGACTCGGATCAGCAGCAGTGCCACGAAACAGAAAGTTTTCAGCCCACCCCACACAAAGGCAGATTTCAATCCTGCTGACTTTGAGTGTGAAGAAGATACATTTGATAATCTGGAGTTAAAAACTACTGATGAGAAGGAAGAGCTGAGAAACATTCTGGTAGAAACCACTGGACCCATTATGGCTCAGTTATTAGACAATAATTTGCCCAGAGATGGCTCTAGGTCTGTGTTACAGGATGAGAAGGTCCTGGCATCCCTGGAGCAGGCGACCTTGGATATCAAGCCTCTTCACAAACCTAATGGCTTTATAACCTTACCACAGTTGGGCAACTGTAAAAAGATGTCTCTGTCTTCTAAAGTGTCCCTCCCCC TTCCTGCAGTAACCAATATCAAATCCCTGTCCTTCCCCAAACTTGACTCTGATGACAGCAATCAGAAGACAGCCAAGCTCGCAAGCACTTTCCATAGCACATCCTGCCTCTGCAATGGCACCTTCCAGAATTCTCTGAAGCCTTCCACCCAAAGCAGTGCCAGTGAGCTCAATGGGCATCATACTCTTGGGCTTTCAGCTTTGAACTTGGACAGTGGCACAGAGGTGCCAACCCTGAATCCCTCAGATCTGATCTCCCAGATGCCTTCCCTCTTTGTCTTATCTGTGTGCACAGAAGAATCATCACCTCTAAATACAGGTCCCACGGTCATACCTCCTAATTTCTCAATGTCACAAGTGCCCAATGCTCCCAGCTGTCCCCAGGCCTATTCAGAACTGCAGGCACTGTCCCCCAGTGAGCAGCAGTGTGTGGAAACAGTGGTCAACATGGGCTACTCATATGAGTGTGTCCTGAGAGCcatgaagaagaaaggagagaatattGAGCAGATTCTCGACTGTCTCTTTGCACATGGACAGCTTTGTGAGAAGGGCTTCGACCCTCTTTTAGTGGAAGAAGCTCTGGAAATGCACCAGTGTTCAGAGGAAACGATGAAGGAGTTTCTTCAGTTAATGAGCAAATTAAAGGAAATGGGCTTTGAACTGAAAGACATTAAGGAAGTTCTGCTACTACACAACAATGACCAGGACAATGCTCTCGAAGACCTTATGGCTTGGGCAGGAGCCAGCTGA